From Triticum urartu cultivar G1812 chromosome 2, Tu2.1, whole genome shotgun sequence, a single genomic window includes:
- the LOC125536054 gene encoding phosphoserine phosphatase, chloroplastic-like, with protein sequence MHGMASPISVRTSSRHALSVPRSSLVRAAHASHLVIRVTDPLFPCAKLSKARAVMAAAMEVSKAPSSSGLANRQPSKEVLETWRNANAVCFDVDSTVCLDEGIDELADFCGAGQAVAEWTTKAMTGTVPFEEALAARISLIKPSLSQVEDCLEKRPPRISPGIADLIKTLKANNTEVFLVSGGFRQMIKPVAFDLGIPTENIIANQLLFGSSGEYAGFDPTEPTSRSGGKAVAVQQIRQDHGYNTLVMIGDGATDLEARQPGGADLFICYAGVQMREAVATKADWTVFEFQELISELS encoded by the exons ATGCATGGTATGGCCAGTCCGATCAGTGTACGCACCAGCTCGAGGCATGCTCTATCCGTCCCTCGGTCATCTTTAGTTCGAGCAGCACACGCTTCACATTTAGTGATAAGAGTTACAGATCCATTATTCCCTTGCGCTAAGCTCTCGAAAGCGCGTGCTGTCATGGCAGCAGCAATGGAGGTCTCCAAGGCCCCTTCCTCTTCTGGTTTGGCAAACCGCCAGCCATCCAAAG AGGTTCTTGAGACATGGCGCAATGCCAATGCGGTGTGCTTCGATGTGGATAGCACTGTATGCTTGGATGAGGGTATTGACGAGCTTGCTGATTTCTGTGGGGCTGGGCAGGCAGTTGCCGAGTGGACGACAAA GGCGATGACAGGGACCGTTCCATTTGAAGAGGCTCTTGCTGCCCGGATCTCTTTAATCAAGCCATCTCTGTCCCAAGTTGAGGACTGTTTGGAGAAGAGGCCACCCAG GATTTCTCCTGGAATCGCAGATTTGATTAAGACATTAAAAGCTAATAATACTGAAGTATTCCTTGTGTCAGGAGGTTTCCGGCAAATGATCAAG CCTGTGGCATTTGATCTTGGCATTCCTACTGAAAACATCATAGCAAACCAACTGCTATTTGGGTCATCCGGAGAGTATGCTGGATTTGATCCCACAGAGCCTACTTCTCGAAGTGGGGGTAAAGCAGTAGCTGTGCAACAAATAAGACAG GATCATGGTTACAATACACTGGTTATGATTGGAGATGGTGCCACTGATCTTGAG GCTCGGCAACCTGGTGGGGCAGACTTGTTCATCTGTTACGCCGGTGTCCAGATGAGAGAAGCAGTTGCAACCAAAGCTGACTGGACCGTCTTCGAATTTCAAGAGCTAATTTCTGAATTGTCATAA
- the LOC125541166 gene encoding peroxidase 2-like, which produces MAKLAAALTVLALLGCMAREGQADYGHPSPPPSTPCSPGHPSTPPSTATPPPPAPVPSPPASAELVVGYYQKTCHRAEDIVRETVRGANAGIMAGLVRLFFHDCFIRGCDASVLLDLADPSSATEKFGLPNLSLRGFEVIDAAKARIEKECGNVVSCADVLAFAGRDATYFLSNKKVYFEMPAGRYDGRVSLINETLIHLPPPFATVEQLKANFASKGLSADEMVTLSGAHTIGVSHCSSFDDDFSDRLNASTSDMDPKLMASLEKQCRSDTGNDNTVVQDIKTPNKLDNKYYKNVLSHEVLFASDAALLTADDTSAAVRAYAEDNNVWEEKFKAAMVRMGAIEVKTSADGEIRRSCRILNTY; this is translated from the exons ATGGCCAAGCTCGCCGCCGCCCTGACCGTGCTCGCGCTGCTCGGCTGCATGGCGCGTGAGGGCCAGGCAGACTATGGGCATCCCAGCCCGCCGCCGTCCACCCCgtgctctcctggccatccttcGACTCCCCCGAGCACAGctactcctcctcctccggcgccAGTCCCGAGCCCACCAGCCTCAGCGGAGCTCGTGGTCGGCTACTACCAGAAAACGTGCCACCGCGCCGAAGACATCGTGAGGGAGACCGTGCGCGGTGCCAATGCCGGCATCATGGCGGGGCTCGTCCGTCTCTTCTTCCACGACTGCTTCATCAGG GGTTGCGATGCCTCCGTGCTACTCGACCTGGCCGACCCTAGCAGCGCGACGGAGAAGTTTGGCCTCCCAAACCTAAGCCTGCGCGGCTTCGAGGTGATCGACGCGGCAAAGGCAAGGATCGAGAAGGAGTGCGGGAACGTCGTCTCGTGCGCCGATGTCTTGGCCTTCGCTGGTCGTGACGCCACCTACTTCCTCAGCAACAAGAAGGTCTACTTCGAGATGCCAGCCGGCCGCTATGACGGTCGCGTCTCCCTGATCAACGAGACACTCATCCACCTGCCCCCGCCCTTTGCCACTGTGGAGCAGCTCAAGGCCAACTTTGCCTCCAAGGGGCTCTCCGCCGACGAGATGGTCACCCTCTCTGGTGCACACACCATCGGGGTGTCCCACTGCTCGTCCTTTGACGATGACTTCTCCGACCGCCTCAATGCCAGCACCTCCGACATGGACCCCAAGCTGATGGCGTCTCTAGAGAAGCAGTGCAGGTCAGACACCGGCAACGACAACACCGTGGTGCAAGACATCAAGACCCCCAACAAGTTGGACAACAAGTACTATAAGAACGTGCTCAGCCACGAGGTGCTCTTCGCCTCGGACGCTGCGCTCTTGACGGCGGATGACACGAGTGCTGCGGTGCGTGCCTACGCCGAGGATAACAATGTGTGGGAGGAGAAGTTCAAGGCGGCGATGGTGAGGATGGGTGCCATCGAGGTCAAGACCAGTGCCGATGGCGAGATCAGGAGGAGCTGCCGCATCCTCAACACCTACTAA